From a single Nicotiana tomentosiformis chromosome 2, ASM39032v3, whole genome shotgun sequence genomic region:
- the LOC138904243 gene encoding uncharacterized protein gives MELSLDLHTILQNASSGIDVITWLSHGTSSLSPSIAESVQYFETAKYIWTQLNIRYGTKLWDELRVMRSSHSSTCTCATKAGIQKEEEEDRLHQFLMGLNDTYVSVRSNLLIMQPPPSLDSAYNILLQDER, from the exons ATGGAACTTTCCCTAGACCTCCACACAATTCTCCAGAATGCAAGCAGTGGGATAGATGTAATAACATGGTTATCTCATGGGACTAGTTCCCTATCCCCTAGCATTGCTGAGAGTGTTCAGTATTTTGAAACAGCTAAGTATATTTGGACACAATTGAATATAAGGTATGGCACT AAACTTTGGGATGAGCTGAGGGTTATGCGTTCTAGCCATAGCAGCACTTGTACTTGTGCTACTAAGGCTGGCATCCAAAAAGAGGAGGAGGAAGATAGGTTGCATCAGTTTCTCATGGGGTTGAATGACACATATGTCAGTGTTAGGAGTAACCTTCTCATAATGCAACCACCTCCATCCTTAGACAGTGCTTACAACATTCTACTTCAAGATGAAAGATAG
- the LOC104110405 gene encoding UDP-URONIC ACID TRANSPORTER 1-like: MLSAQSEKQAFFIATLITFWYSSNIGVLLLNKLLLSNYGFKFPIFLTMCHMTACAVLSYVSIVFLKIAPFQRIKSRSQFFRIATLSIVFCGSVVGGNISLRYLPVSFNQAVGATTPFFTALFAYLITRKQEAWITYGCLVPVVTGVIIASGGEPSFHLYGFLMCIGATAARAFKSVLQGVLLSSEGEKLNSMNLLLYMSPIAVLVLLPATLVMEPNVIDVTMTLATEHRFLGLLILVNSAMAYGANLLNFLVTKHTSALTLQVLGNAKGAVAVVISILIFQNPVTFIGIAGYTMTVMGVVAYGESKRRHK, from the exons ATGTTGTCAGCACAATCGGAGAAACAGGCTTTTTTCATTGCCACACTTATAACCTTTTGGTATTCCTCAAACataggagtccttctccttaacAAATTATTGTTATCAAACTATGGATTTAAATTCCCAATTTTCCTAACAATGTGTCACATGACAGCTTGTGCTGTTCTTAGCTATGTATCCATTGTTTTCCTCAAGATTGCACCTTTTCAGAGGATTAAATCAAGATCCCAATTTTTCAGAATTGCTACTCTCAGTATTGTCTTTTGTGGGTCTGTTGTGGGTGGCAATATTTCTTTAAGGTATCTGCCTGTTTCGTTCAATCAGGCTGTTGGTGCCACAACCCCATTTTTCACTGCATTGTTTGCTTATTTGATCACTCGAAAGCAAGAAGCTTGGATCACTTATGGTTGCCTTGTTCCTGTTGTTACTGGGGTTATAATTGCTAGTGGG GGCGAGCCAAGCTTCCACCTTTATGGATTTCTAATGTGCATAGGTGCAACTGCTGCTAGAGCCTTTAAGTCTGTTCTTCAGGGTGTCCTTCTTTCTTCTGAAGG GGAAAAACTGAACTCAATGAATCTCCTGCTCTACATGTCACCCATTGCTGTTCTCGTGTTATTGCCTGCTACACTCGTTATGGAGCCCAACGTTATAGATGTCACTATGACACTCGCGACAGAACATAGGTTCCTTGGCTTACTTATTTTGGTTAATTCTGCAATGGCATATGGTGCCAACTTGTTGAACTTTTTGGTGACTAAGCATACCAGTGCATTGACACTCCAG GTCCTAGGCAATGCAAAAGGAGCAGTGGCTGTTGTTATCTCCATACTTATATTCCAAAATCCAGTAACTTTTATTGGAATCGCGGGCTATACAATGACAGTGATGGGAGTTGTTGCTTATGGAGAATCCAAAAGAAGGCACAAATGA